The Deinococcus betulae DNA window GCACCCAGGCTGAGCAGTGCGCGGCGCTGAGGGTCACTCAGGGTCCCTTCAAACCGCAGGTCAAAGCCGCTGCCGCTATAGGCACGTAGCAATTCGCGGGTGGGCTGCTCGGTGATGACCTGCCCCCGGCGCATGATGACCACCCGGTCCGAGAGTTTCTGCGCGACGTCCAGCTGGTGCGTCGTGAGAAGCACCGCGCAGCCGCGCGCCACCAGCGACCTGACCAGCGCCTGCATGTCCAGTGTCGCCTGCACGTCCAGCCCCAGCGTCGGCTCGTCCAGCAGCAGCAGCTGGGGCTCTGGCAGGACAGCCAGAGCGATGGCCAGCTTCTGCTGCATCCCGCGCGACAGCCGCTGCACCTGCGTGTGGCGCTTGTCGGTCAGGTCAAATTCTTCAAGGAGGCCCGGCACGCGGCGGCGCACCTGCGTGCGGCTCAGGCCACGCAGCACGCCGAAATACTCGAAGTTTTCCTGCACGGTCAGCGTCCAGTAGGTGTTGCGGTTGCCCTCCAGCACCGCACCGATGCGTTCCAGCACCCGCGCGTCTGCGTGCGGGTCGCCGCCGCAGATGCGCACCTCGCCACTGTCAGGGCGAATCAGGCCCGTCAGTATCTTCAGCGTGGTGGTCTTCCCTGCGCCGTTTGCGCCCAGGAACGCCACCACCTCGCCTGCACGGCAGCTCAGGCTCACGCCCTGCACCGCCTCCACCACCTGCGCCCCGGACCGATACGACTTTCTGAGGTTCGTCGCCTGCAATACGTCCATGTTTCCCCCCTCCTGGTGGGTCACGCGCACGGTACGCAGGCCAGAGAGAAAGCGTGGAGAAACAAAGGGAGCCGCCCCCAGGCTAGACCTGGGGGCGGCTCTCGGGGCGTGGATTACAGGACTTCGCTGATCAGCAGGCTGTCGAAAGCGGGCTGCTCGTCGTTGGCGATAATCAGGACGTAGCCGGTCAGGGCCAGGACGGCCACGCCGTCGAGTTCGTTCTGCACAGTGAAGTTGTTCATGTCAGGTCTCCTTTATTTGATGTCAGCCGCGATCAGGCTGTCGAAAGCGGGCTGCTCATCGTTGGCGACAATCAGGACGTAGCCGGTCAGGGCCAGGACGGCCACGCCATCGAGTTCGTTCTGCACAGTGAAGTTGTTCATGTCAGGTCTCCTTTATTTGATGTCAGCCGCGATCAGGCTGTCGAAGGCGGGCTGCTCGTCGTTGGCGACGATCAGGACGTAACCGGTCAGGGCCAGGACGGCCACGCCGTCGAGTTCGTTCTGGGCAGTAAAGTTATTCATGTCAGGTCTCCTTATTTGATGTCAGCCGCGATCAGGCTGTCGAAGGCGGGCTGCTCGTCGTTGGCGACGATCAGGACGTAGCCGGTCAGGGCCAGGACGGCCACGCCGTCGAGTTCGTTCTGGGCAGTGAAGTTGTTCATGTCAATCCTCCTGAAGGGTGAGAGCAGACGCCTGCGGGCCCAAGTCGAGGTCCAGAGGCAGGAAGGTGTGGACGTACGGCAAAGAGGCGGTCATCAGTCGACTGTGCTTTCCAGGAAGCCCTGGAATCCTTCCGAAGCGGTGGTGTCGTTCGGCAGGATGAACCGGAAGCCGGTCAGGACGAAGACAGCGAGCTGGTCAGTGGTGTCTGGTTCCTTCATCAGTATTCCCTCCCTGGTTGCGTTCGGGGTTTGCTGCTGTGGGCTGCGTCCCGTTCGTTGAAATGAGTATGCGGGCCCCCCCTTTGCCCCGACTTGACAGTGTTTTTCCAGCTTCTGGCCGGTAGATTGCCGGGACATTACATCCGGTGATTCTGTCGGTAGAGTCGGCTGTTCGCTTGGCATCGGCGGCCGTAGGCGACCATCCTGAGCATTCACCCACGAACTCTCTTGGAGACCGACTTCTCTCAAACCGGCCTGTCTACCGCCCTTGCTCCAGATGGCGGTAGTCACTCAGCTCAATGGGCGGCTTCTTCGAGGTCAGCACCCCAGCCAACCTTTCGGTGCCGCCGCCAGCACTCTGATCAGGCCATGCCACGCCGCCACACCCAGGCGCGTCTCCGGGTTGGCCAGGCGGGGCGTCCCCGGCGGCAGGCGCTGCGCCTGCTCCACGTACGGCCGCATCAGCCGTTCATACGCTTTTAGCCCATCACGCACATCCACATGCGCCGCCACTTCCCCCGCCAGGACATAGGCGCCGGTAAGCGCCAAGCTGGTCCCCATCCCACTGATCGGACTGGCACAGTACGCCGCGTCCCCAACCATCGCCCGCCGTCCCTGTGACCACCGAGGCGCCTTGACCTGGGCCAGCACGTCGAAGTACCAATCGTCTGCCTGTTGAAGCCCGTCCAGGACTCGGTTCGCCTCCCAGCCTGCATCCCTAAACTTCTGTTGGAACAGATGCTGCTGCTCCTCTTCGGACGGGTGAGGCGCGTTGGCTTTGCCCGAGGTATAAGACAGGAGCGCGCGAATGGTCCCGTACCGGTCAGGGCGCAGGTGGACGGCCCGGCCATGGGTGGTGGTGTACCACTGCCACCAGTTCACATCCGAAGCCTGACGAGGGATGGTCAGGAACAGCATCGTCTGGCCCACGGGCTTGACTTGAGGTTCGTCGCCAAACATGAGGTGACGGGTCTTGGAGTGCAGGCCATCGGCGGCGACCACCAAGTCGAACGTCTGAGCTGGTCCATGCTCAAAGGTCACCGCAACCTGTTGGCCTTCATCGTGAAGGGCCTGAATCCGGTCACCAAAACGGTAGGTGACGTCCTGTGCCGTGGCGTCGTACAGGAGCTGCGCCAGGTCCCCGCGGAGAATTTCCAGTTCGGCGGTGGCGCTGTCGTCGTCACCGGGGCGGACCGGAAATTCAGCGACCACCTGACCGTCCTGCCCAATAAAGCGGGTGCCGACTTCACCGGTACTGGCGGCGCGCACGGCGGCTTCGAGCCCCATACGGCGAATGACTTCGCGGCCTGGTCCCCGAAGGTCGACGTTGTGGCCACCCGTGCGGAGGGTAGGCGCCCGTTCGACGACGGTGACGTCCCAGCCATAACGGTGAAGCCAGTAGGCCAGAGCTGGCCCAGCAATGCTGGCCCCAGCGATTAACACGTATCTTGGTGTCATGCCTGCAGAGAAGCAAAGACGGGCGGGAGGATCGGCACGCCCGCTTACAGGGCTGGGCAGAAATGGATGTTTGATAAACATCCCCACGTCGAGATTGGAGGCGTTCACTGCTGGGCAGCAAGAGAGTCATCTCGGCGAGGTGGTCTGTCACGTGACGGCGTCTGGACTCCACCAACAGCATTCACCAACAGGAGAAGACAGGAGTTTCCCCTCTGGCACGCCTTTCGGGTGCAGCCCGACTTGACCGACGGAATTATCAGGTGCGCTGCGGCAAAGGCCCCACAGTCAACGCCTCCACCGCGTCCCTGTGGTGGAGCGTTTCGGCACAGCCCACTGCGGTGCCAGGCCAGTTCCGAAACAGTCAGAAGTTTTCAGAATTGGGTTTGCAGAGCGCTGAAGGCGAGGACCGTTCGGCACTTTTCCAGCTGGGACGGACGTATATCTGTCTCAGCGTGCGTAGCGTTCGCGCAGGGGGGCCGCTGGACGCGCCGCCAGTTCACGGTCCAGCATGCGGGCATACTCGCGGTAGGTGCCCTGCGCGCCCACCGTGTCCCCCGCCTGTTCGTAAGCGTCCAGCAGGGCCAGATAGGTGGCCTCGTGGAGGGGGTCCAGGTGCAGCAGGTGCCGGGCGGTGGCCACAGCTTCGGGCAACTCGGCGCGCGCCATCAGGCGCAGGCCAGCCGCCTGCGCGGCGCCCTGAAGTCGTTCGCGGAAGGCCTCGGCCCACTCCCCTTCCAGGGCGGGCATGAACGGCGCAGCGTGGGCCTGCACGGCTCGGCGTAGCAGGTCCAGATCGGTGCTGTGTTCGGCGTCCAGAATCAGCGTGGCGTCGCTGTGGACAGTCAGGGCCGGGGCCAGGGCATACAGGTTCTTTTCAAAGGGCAGTGGGTTAAACGGCAGGTGATCTTCCAGGGCCGCGCGCAGCTTGCGAATGGTGAGTTTGGCGTAATTGACGGCGCGCGTGTCGTTTGACCCGTCCCACAGGTCCCGGATGATGTCGGCCCGGCTCGCCTGGGCCTGCAGGGCCAGATAAGCCAGCAGGTCCGCCGCCCGGCTGAACGGCAGGTGCAGTGGCGCGCCGTTCAGCGTGGCCTGCACACTGCCGCAGGTCTGGAGGTGCAGTGTAAAGCCCTCGGCAGCAGGAAAAGCCGGAGCAGGCTTAATGGGCGGTGCGGGGCCGCGCAGGGTTACGCTGTGGGCGCGGCGCAGATAGGCAGGCAGCGGCACAGAGCTGGGCTGTCCATCCAGCAGGGCCAGGTACGCGCGGCGCAGGTCGCTGTCCGAGGCGTCTTCCTGCCAGAGGGTCCGGGCTTCGTCCAGTTGGCCCTGGGCAAAAGCCAGCACAGCCCGCGTGAAGGTCAGGGCCGCGCGCAGCGGCTGGTCGGTGGGCGGCAGATTGGCGGCGGCGTCATCAAGCGCCTCCTGGGCCGCGGGAAAGTCGCCCAGCTGGGTCAGGGTGTGCGCGTGGCCCAGCTGAATCCGGGTAATGAGTGGGGTCAGGTGCCGCTGCCGCGCGGCCTCCAGTGCCTGGGCGTAGGCCTGCGCCGCGCCGCCAAACTCCGCGTTCCATAGCAGCACGTCTCCCTGCGTCTCCAGATACACCACCCGCAGGTCCGGCATGCTGCTGCCAATCAGGTCGAGCGCGCGGCCCACCAGCCCCTGCGCTTCTTCCAGC harbors:
- a CDS encoding ABC transporter ATP-binding protein; the protein is MDVLQATNLRKSYRSGAQVVEAVQGVSLSCRAGEVVAFLGANGAGKTTTLKILTGLIRPDSGEVRICGGDPHADARVLERIGAVLEGNRNTYWTLTVQENFEYFGVLRGLSRTQVRRRVPGLLEEFDLTDKRHTQVQRLSRGMQQKLAIALAVLPEPQLLLLDEPTLGLDVQATLDMQALVRSLVARGCAVLLTTHQLDVAQKLSDRVVIMRRGQVITEQPTRELLRAYSGSGFDLRFEGTLSDPQRRALLSLGAEEVEPGRLSYFGPGALLYEVLDALRPLELRAVTPGEVDLADVFLRVNSEAEVAYA
- a CDS encoding FAD-dependent oxidoreductase, translating into MTPRYVLIAGASIAGPALAYWLHRYGWDVTVVERAPTLRTGGHNVDLRGPGREVIRRMGLEAAVRAASTGEVGTRFIGQDGQVVAEFPVRPGDDDSATAELEILRGDLAQLLYDATAQDVTYRFGDRIQALHDEGQQVAVTFEHGPAQTFDLVVAADGLHSKTRHLMFGDEPQVKPVGQTMLFLTIPRQASDVNWWQWYTTTHGRAVHLRPDRYGTIRALLSYTSGKANAPHPSEEEQQHLFQQKFRDAGWEANRVLDGLQQADDWYFDVLAQVKAPRWSQGRRAMVGDAAYCASPISGMGTSLALTGAYVLAGEVAAHVDVRDGLKAYERLMRPYVEQAQRLPPGTPRLANPETRLGVAAWHGLIRVLAAAPKGWLGC